The Bacteroides sp. AN502(2024) DNA segment AGATACAAGCTATTACAGCCAATGGATGGAGGGGGTCTTCTATTATGATGATGTGTCTCTTGTTGACATATTGCGTGACTTAGGGCGTTGGTATAATCTCTCGGTAGAGATTGAACAAGAACCTGCGCTTATGAGCCTGCGACTGCATTTCGTAGCAGAGCGGAGCGATAGTATCGATAAGGTGATTGAGAACCTGAATGCATACGAGTACCTCTCTGTCACAAAAAAAGGGAACCGGTTGGTAGTGAAGAGAAAGAACAAAGAAACAGATAAGGAGTAGAAGATGTATTATGGGGGAGACCCGAAACGGCGTTTAATATCTTTGAATATGAATAAGGTAAATTGCTTTACAACAGTATAGAGATAAGGAAGATAGAACATTCAGAGAATAAGAGCAAAAAAGAGAGCATTTGGTGGGACTAAATGCTCTCTTTTTTCGTATATAAGTAAAGGATATTTTTAATTTAAAGTTATATTTATGAAAAGTTATTGTTTCTTGAGGGCGCTCCATAGGAGATTCCTGTTTTTCCTGCTTTTCTTTTTTTGTGGGAGTATTGCGGGAGAAAGTGTGCTGGCACAAAGTGCTTCCCATAAAATTGATTTGGTATGCCATGATGAGCTTATGCCGTCTGTGCTGAAAAGGTTGGAACAAGAAACGGAATTCAAATTCTTGTTTACTTATAATTATATTCAGAACTACAAGGTAACGGTTGATATTAAATCGAAAACAATAGATGAGGTGATGAATGCCATTTTAGGATCTTATCCTCTTACTTATAAGATAAACGGAAGATATATCACAGTATCGACCGTATCGAAAGTCGAACAGAAGCACATCAAAGGGCATGTGTCGGATGTTTCTGGAGAGGCTTTGCCCGGTGTGAACATTCTGACCAATGACCCCGCTGTGGCAGGGGTTAGCGATGCCAATGGCAACTTCGATATATTAATACCTAATGATAAGGAAATAACAGAAGTAAGGTTTTCTTATATAGGGATGAAGAACATGTCGGTACCTTTCACTGGGAAGCAGTTGTTTATTTCCATGAAAGATGATACACAACTTGTAGATGAGGTGGTTGTTAATGGTATATTTGAACGTAAAAAAGAGAGCTTTACTGGAGCTACTACTGTTGTGAGAAAAGAGGAACTGATGCGGAGCGGTAGCCAAAACTTATTGCAAAACCTGAAAAACATTGATCCGGCCTTCAAGATTGTAGAAAATATGGACTTAGGTTCCAATCCGAATGCCATGCCCGAAGTACAAATGCGCGGACAGCAGTCAATGCCCGATTTGAAGGGGACATATAACGGAAATCCTAATCAGCCCTTGTTCATATTAGATGGGTTTGAGGTGGATGTGACAGCTGTTTACGACTTGGATATGAATCGTGTAGAAACAATTGTTCTGCTGAAAGATGCAGCAGCAAAGGCTATTTATGGATCTAAAGCAGCAAATGGGGTAGTAGTGATAGAAACCCGTAAACCCGAAGCGGGCAAACTAAGGGTAACGTATAAAGGAGACTTAAACTTGACAATCCCCGACTTGACAGGGTACAACCTTTGCAATGCTTACGAGAAGTTTGAGGTAGATAAAATGTACGGCTTGTATTCGGATCCTTGGTTTTGGGAGCAATATCTAAACAACATTCAAACGGAAATAGCACGTGGCGTGGATACCGATTGGCTGGCATATCCCTTACGTATGGGCATCGGGCACAGGCACTCTGTGTATCTGGAAGGAGGCGATGAACGTACTCGCTACGGTGTAGATTTGCTGTACAATAATATTAAGGGTATAATGAAAGGATCAGAACGAAAAACGTTTACCGGAAGCTTCGTCCTTTCTTACCGATATAAGAATTTATTATTCCGCAATCAATTCAGTGCCACTTTAAATCATGCCGATGACTCTCCTTATGGCTCTTTCTCAGAGTATGCAGAGTTGAATCCGTACTGGACGCCATACGATAATAATGGCAATCTGAAACAAATAGTTGGCTCTACAGGTGGCGGTGGCTTGGTGGGCGTAACTAAAG contains these protein-coding regions:
- a CDS encoding SusC/RagA family TonB-linked outer membrane protein, with the translated sequence MKSYCFLRALHRRFLFFLLFFFCGSIAGESVLAQSASHKIDLVCHDELMPSVLKRLEQETEFKFLFTYNYIQNYKVTVDIKSKTIDEVMNAILGSYPLTYKINGRYITVSTVSKVEQKHIKGHVSDVSGEALPGVNILTNDPAVAGVSDANGNFDILIPNDKEITEVRFSYIGMKNMSVPFTGKQLFISMKDDTQLVDEVVVNGIFERKKESFTGATTVVRKEELMRSGSQNLLQNLKNIDPAFKIVENMDLGSNPNAMPEVQMRGQQSMPDLKGTYNGNPNQPLFILDGFEVDVTAVYDLDMNRVETIVLLKDAAAKAIYGSKAANGVVVIETRKPEAGKLRVTYKGDLNLTIPDLTGYNLCNAYEKFEVDKMYGLYSDPWFWEQYLNNIQTEIARGVDTDWLAYPLRMGIGHRHSVYLEGGDERTRYGVDLLYNNIKGIMKGSERKTFTGSFVLSYRYKNLLFRNQFSATLNHADDSPYGSFSEYAELNPYWTPYDNNGNLKQIVGSTGGGGLVGVTKGNPLWNAAIGTRNFGKYTNLTNNFYVEWQLAESLKLMGRVGLSKTLNRREDFYPASHTSFWGYSEERAFEKGSYSKSDGENTFVSADVTANYSLFLNKNQLFFNAGWNIQQNQSESTNFKVIGFPNDRINFIASGLKPDSSQPFSGGEGISRSISLLSALNYSYDDRYLADLSYRTSASSLFGKDNRWGQFWAIGAGWNLHKEHFMEEATWLKQFKVRASTGYTGAQNFSSYQALATFGYYQTQAYDNWIGSYLMALPNDKLKWQKTQDYNIGVDINLLNRMIIRYDYYVQKTEDQLLALTIPPSMGFLSYMENLGSTENRGMELKLNAHLLYNPARKQYLSVFFSIAKNSNKLKKISNALKNYNDEVDDKIVAGKTNKPQLHFIEGESMNAIWAVRSLGIDPATGDELYLTKDGKSTTEWRTEDQVVCGDAMPKCTGTFGLNLDYKGIFMNMRVCQNSLFEEMTSAIAICGRGKSLYSGIMTHPHIHEYVFLLSAGWTDV